From the Cydia amplana chromosome 8, ilCydAmpl1.1, whole genome shotgun sequence genome, the window agtaactatagtggtttggttgtcacctgacgatttactGATTTTATTCCATTCTTTGGGTAATAAACTAATAACCAGTGTTATTAGTTCTTTAAAGTCAATATAAGTCAAGTATTCTTGTTCTTTAAAGTCAATATGTGAGTGAAATACATGCCACGTGCACTCCAGGAGCGTCGGTGTACATACACGTGACACTCGGTGAGActaagtttctttttttttcaaaggcaCATATACATAATCAATTTTAAAGTTACTCGCCAAACTGCTACTGCTTAAaatgcagtttgttggcgagtACAGAGGGATATGGTAAGGaataagggtggaatcacatctgtcagcatcgagccgcattttgtatatgagaaatcgctcgttagtatgaagatgcgtacgcatcggaaagctgaaagcatgcgtacgcatcttcatactaacgagcgatttctcatatataaaatgcggctcgatgctaaCAGATCTGATTCCACCCTAAGGACCGCTGTGAGTTACCtttcaacatcatcatcatagtTGCCCGCGGCATTGATCCAACAGTCGTCCGCAGCTACGTTCACATTGAACACACAATAGTCTCGCTGCGGACATTGCGCGGACGTCGCTCTCTTGTATGTGGGACTAGGGGAACAGGGTAAGGAATAACGATACAGTTTTATGGGTAAGGATTTCTgcagttttaataaataaatattcacacattctaaaaagcgctggtggcctagcggtaacagcgtgcgacttgcaatccggaggtcgcaggttcgaaccctggctcgtaccaatgagtttttcggaacttatgtacgaaatatcatttgatatttaccagtcgttttcggtgaaggaaaacatcgtgaggaaaccggactaatcccaatacgggcctagtttaccctcttggttggaaagtcagatggcagtcgctttcgtaaaaactagtgcccacgccaattactgggattagttgccaagcggaccccaggctcccatgagccgtggcaaaatgccgggacaacgcgaggaagatgatgattataggacattcttacacagattgactaagtcccacagtaagctcaagaaggcttttcttgtgggtactcagacaacgatatatataatatacaaatacataaatacataggaaACACCCAAGATTCAGGAACAACTGTgtaaatcacacaaataaatgccctcaccaggattcgaacccaggaccgcggctttacaggcagggtcactacccactaggccagaccagtcgtcaaatatattcagttttaatgaaaatatataatagaGATTTGAAGCAAAAGCAAGTCGGGGAATGGATCATGTAACGGAAAAAATTAAagtatcgctcgaatatgcaagagtgatagaggggTAGAGGGGGTAGATAACtcacgaattttctattttcgcaagatatgtaagtaaatatacTTACTCAGAATATGCACAGCGGAATTTGTCTTGGCCGCGACTGGCGCTGCTAGCGGAGCCCCCAGACCGCGACCTCGACCGGGACTTCGTGCCGTGTTTGCCACTAGTACATTTGTTTCTGGAATGATTAGATACCAATTAGAGTCTATAATACTTTCCATAGGCACTAATATCAacacttaactgtccatcgacTCTTTTATCTTTATAATAGTATTTACGAATTGTTATATAagactaggtacctatttcatttTCCATGGTACGGTAGGTACTCCTACTCATATTAATTGTTTCAATGCACAAAAATCTTTTGACCTTTTAGAATGAAACCAGAACAATAATAAACATGTTGAAAATCTTTAACGTTCCTATTACCCTCGCGGAGTGCTCTAATAATATTTTGGGTAAGCATGGTAAGATGAAACTACACAGTGATTTAACAAAATGTGATTTATATGGGCCCCTTTTTTTGTTAATCAAAACAAACATACGAAACGATAAGGCATTAGGTATATTGATTAAAAAtgctaattaaattaattaggaaaaaatacaacaaaaatAAATGAGCAAGGTTCAGATTTTAGAAGTCATTTTGCAATCGTGTACCACTAATTAACCATGGGCCGTGTACTAATAGTGTTTATTAGCATTTGTGTATTTTACCAAGTTACCAACGGCTCCGGTTAGTATAAAAATTGTTACGTTTTACAATAATATATTCAACCTAATTAAGACGTGATGTCTAAAACATTTTAGGTTTCGTTTTAGAGAAAAAAGCTGTGACAACGTATAAAGGACAAGGTACATAAAACCCCTCGTGCTTTTTGCCTGCCCGGATTAACGAGGTCTTACAAAAGAGAAATTACAGTTTTATATCACTTCTTGTCAATAAGATCACAATTTGTGTGTAAATGCAAGACTGAAAGGAAATACTCCATAACTCATCCAATTATCCATATAATCAACAGCAGGTTTTTCTACTACCGACTGTGCGTGATGTTACCAAGCGTAGCACACTCCGCATTTTAAACTAAGTTAGGGATATGAGATATGGTGAAACTATTTGTAATGTTACTTTTTAGTTTTAGGGTCGTTACGTAGACAAATACCGCAGCCACGGCGTGAGGAGAATAAGACAGGGTACGTCACTATCTACTTTAATTATCGCCTTTATTTGGCATTGACTGTCAACACGTTATCTAGGTAAGGTACCGCAAATAAATTACGAAGATGCCACACATGATTATGAATTAATACAGAATGTTTACAAAGATTCCATTTATTTTAAGGGATACgttttatcttaaattaaattcatttcTCTTAGCCACTACTTTTCTAATTTAGAGATAataatttaaagtatttaaataagaaCTGCGGCCTAATGTGATGATGATTATGATAAAGACAATGAATAATTTTAATTCACAGGAATGTCGAGCCGTCTGTGCGTGGCATTATAAACCTATTCAGTATGATCGAGTGCGCGACCGACTGCAATCCGTGGCATTTAAAATACTATGGAAACTATTGCGGCCTAGGTGGTTCCGGTACACCTATTAATGATATTGACAGGTGACTTCCCTTTTCCAAAGTTTTACAGTCTAGCAATAAAATTGGGCCAATTTGTATGATTTCTATTCAAAACGATATGGAAAtttttatacttaggtacttataaactGACTACctaatttttaatgattttgagtgtaggtacataagtatctGCTACACCCATAATACATTGTATGTAAATTTCCGTTCAATTAGCGGTATTCAGATTATACAATAGCAAATTGATATGAGTGGATCAACCCTCGCAACATTCTAGAATCCACTTTTTCTATTTTAGGATCTTTCTCTTACATGGGTCTAAATAGAATAGGTAGAGGTAGGTATTATTAGGGGAGGGCGGTAAACGACAACTTTGCTCCCTTTAATAACTGCTAACAACTATTATTTTACAGTTGTTGCGAACAACACGACGCGTGTTACGACGACAACAAATACTTGTACGGCTGCTCGAGCAGCATGTATGTGTCACCGTACGAATGGAGCTGCAACGACGGGTACCCGTCTTGCCACGACGGGTACGACAAGTGCGGGCTGTGGACTTGCGTGTGCGACAAGGCAATGATGGAGTGCTTGAATGACGCCGGATGCCCTTAGTTTCCAACGGCATGGGGTACAGgtacaataaataggtacctaataaagagTTTTCAAGTGTTGTTTCGTTTCTGGATAATCCTATGTCAGGACAATatccaaaaaatatgtttaaccatagagaaatataataagacaagagtgctcgctccatacatcagttagagtagttagactattaatttcagtgtctacatctagcatcgagtagcggaactatcagtactgctacttgacaatagatgtagcaccgaccggaaagtcttatctcaacagcataagacaaGTAgctgtactgatagttccgctactcgatgctagatgctaagtctttttggtactaaaactgatgtatggagtgaacaatctatgtatttttttctctatggtttaactTAGTTTTGGAGAAATAGAGATGTCTAAAAAGAGTCATGCCCAAGAGTTTGACAGCTGGAGTAGAAGGCGCTGTACGGCGCCATATGTTTTGTGGTCAACTGCGTTGACGTTTGATTTTGACTGAATTGACGACAAACTGAGCAAAACACATTCTTTACGGCGAAGATCACGAATACACCGTTCatgtatattaaagaaaaacacTGTCTATAATAGGTAGGTGGGCgttttcattttaacttgtacCTACTTTATAGCGCGatttaagtcgtgtttcagtgaCGTTtaaccgttacattcctgagaaaatgtatgggatttgacattgtccgtcagttttgtgacgattaCTAACCGGCCGTTAATGATAGTAATGAATGATACAcagttaagacgaaacaggagctgagatttaaatattttacctaggtaaatatacccgtctcgctaacggaagcggctcctaaaactagtgcgataaggacaaggcgaaaaatcttgcgtaaaaatctcaaaaatcgaggtttcttactcgactgtttcctcctccaaaacttaaccaatcgtaaccaaatttggaaatctaaatgattatgaaattataatatctgtgtcggaccgtgttgcttttttggctaattgatatcagttttgaataccacgcataatcaattaggccattttggccatttttgaagggctctagcgccttaaataacaaaaatatcaaaaaaagcaaaacggtccgacacagatattgacaatattcatttgtgttgaaaaaatcattgctctagcttcaaaactcacggaggaaacagtcgacgTACTCGactgtatggagaaatgaccactccagTTGCCtcttaagtgaaaatgcccaggTGTCTGCTCGCAAGCGTATTTCATCAATAGTCTTATCTCTGCCCCGGCCCCGGCGCTTCATGCAGCGAGTATGAGAGATACAGCGAGCGACTGAAAACCTCCGTGACTTCCATGATAGGGCTTTAAAAGCCGCATTTAGCATATATGTTCATTTAACTGGTAAAGCACGCATTTATGTCGTAGTCGTACCTACAAACACGAGGTGTGTCTTATATCTATTCTCGGTATCATCCTAGGTGAAATCTAACTGGCGTGACCATGAGTGTGTCTACGCAGAGATCTAGAGCACTGCAAAATGTCTGTGAATATTTGAAGTT encodes:
- the LOC134650434 gene encoding uncharacterized protein LOC134650434, giving the protein MCGIFVIYLRNKCTSGKHGTKSRSRSRSGGSASSASRGQDKFRCAYSDPTYKRATSAQCPQRDYCVFNVNVAADDCWINAAGNYDDDVESSQQRAAHSEDNKVLLESRYVDDDERLTHEYEHMPTISQTKAYQQNKPCLCAICKRYHELFHTNSDTHVS
- the LOC134650548 gene encoding acidic phospholipase A2 2-like yields the protein MIECATDCNPWHLKYYGNYCGLGGSGTPINDIDSCCEQHDACYDDNKYLYGCSSSMYVSPYEWSCNDGYPSCHDGYDKCGLWTCVCDKAMMECLNDAGCP